The Spiroplasma clarkii genome has a window encoding:
- the rpiB gene encoding ribose 5-phosphate isomerase B, producing MKIAIGNDHVGIELKAAILNHLKTKPNLEVIDCGTNSLERTDYPIYGKKVAKLVANQVADLGILICGTGVGITLAANKVPNIRAVVCSEPYTAKLSKEHNNTNILGLGSRVVGSNLALMIIDEWLAAKFEGGRHKKRIDMLEV from the coding sequence ATGAAAATAGCAATTGGAAATGACCATGTTGGCATTGAATTAAAAGCAGCAATCTTAAATCATCTTAAAACTAAACCAAATCTTGAAGTAATTGATTGTGGAACCAACAGTCTTGAAAGAACAGATTACCCAATTTATGGTAAAAAAGTAGCGAAATTAGTAGCCAATCAAGTAGCAGATTTAGGCATATTAATTTGTGGTACTGGAGTTGGTATCACTTTAGCAGCCAATAAAGTTCCCAATATTAGAGCTGTGGTTTGTAGTGAACCATATACTGCCAAACTTTCAAAAGAACACAACAACACAAATATTTTAGGCTTAGGTTCAAGGGTTGTGGGATCTAATTTAGCTTTGATGATTATTGATGAGTGGTTAGCTGCAAAATTTGAAGGTGGTCGACATAAAAAAAGAATTGACATGCTTGAGGTGTAG
- a CDS encoding sugar ABC transporter ATP-binding protein, which yields MQIFNESIKQKPFITLKNIKKNFGNVQALNNVNLRVFPGQVMAILGENGAGKSTLMNILSGVHKRSSGQILDEHNFEMEFQNIKDAEKFGITIIHQEILAFQDMTVLDNVFIGHEIRNKIGLIDYKKEKRLFFEALTEIGMHIDPGTLMSQLTIAQQQMIGIAKAILKESKIIIMDEPTSSLSKKETDVLFKIIKKLKEQNKAILYISHRLDEIPLICDFITIIRDGQYIGEFVVGEINEDEIINHMVGREVTQKFPDKINSKSNEKILEVKNLTTDLFSNVSFEVMKGEILGFSGLVGSKRTEIFKTIIGLIKKQAGVVTFHGNEINLKSPSQAIKTGIYYVTEDRKVEGLFLDDSIKNNILLSSLKSVSHYGILSQNLEKETVNKYFNELKIKASNAGAKVKTMSGGNQQKVLIAKALAAQPKLIIFDEPTRGVDVGARREIYDLIVNVQKSGVPIILISSDLPEIVGMSNRVIVVKEGKITKTLATEINAENIMQYAI from the coding sequence ATGCAAATCTTTAATGAAAGCATTAAACAAAAACCATTTATCACTTTAAAAAATATTAAAAAGAATTTTGGTAATGTTCAAGCATTAAATAATGTTAATTTACGAGTCTTTCCAGGTCAGGTTATGGCAATTCTTGGTGAAAATGGTGCAGGAAAATCAACTTTGATGAATATTCTAAGCGGTGTACACAAACGCAGTTCTGGACAAATACTTGATGAACATAATTTTGAAATGGAATTTCAAAATATTAAAGATGCTGAAAAGTTTGGGATTACAATTATCCATCAAGAAATTTTAGCATTTCAAGACATGACAGTCTTGGACAATGTTTTCATAGGTCATGAAATTAGAAACAAAATTGGATTAATTGACTACAAAAAAGAAAAAAGATTATTTTTTGAAGCATTAACTGAAATTGGGATGCATATTGATCCTGGAACTTTAATGTCACAATTAACAATTGCTCAACAACAAATGATTGGAATTGCTAAAGCAATTTTAAAAGAATCAAAAATCATCATCATGGATGAACCAACAAGTTCACTTTCTAAAAAAGAAACTGATGTTTTATTTAAGATCATTAAAAAATTAAAAGAGCAAAATAAGGCAATCCTTTATATTTCTCATCGTCTTGACGAAATACCTTTAATTTGTGATTTTATTACAATCATCAGAGATGGTCAGTACATTGGTGAGTTTGTTGTTGGTGAAATTAATGAGGATGAAATTATTAACCACATGGTTGGTCGAGAAGTAACACAAAAATTCCCAGATAAAATTAACTCAAAATCAAATGAAAAAATCCTTGAAGTTAAAAATTTAACAACAGATTTATTTTCAAATGTGTCTTTTGAAGTTATGAAAGGTGAAATCTTAGGGTTTTCAGGTTTAGTTGGATCAAAAAGAACTGAAATTTTTAAAACCATAATTGGTTTAATAAAAAAACAAGCTGGAGTTGTGACTTTTCATGGAAATGAGATTAACTTAAAAAGTCCAAGTCAAGCAATTAAAACTGGAATCTATTATGTTACTGAAGATCGAAAAGTTGAGGGGTTATTTTTAGATGATTCAATTAAAAATAACATTTTACTCTCATCATTAAAGTCTGTTTCACATTACGGAATACTAAGTCAAAACTTAGAAAAAGAAACTGTTAACAAATACTTTAATGAACTAAAAATTAAAGCCAGTAATGCTGGTGCTAAAGTAAAAACAATGTCTGGGGGAAACCAGCAAAAAGTTTTAATAGCAAAGGCATTAGCAGCACAACCAAAACTAATAATTTTTGATGAACCCACTAGAGGGGTTGATGTCGGAGCCAGACGAGAAATTTATGATTTAATTGTCAATGTTCAAAAATCAGGTGTACCAATTATCTTAATTTCAAGTGACTTGCCTGAAATTGTTGGTATGTCAAATCGGGTAATTGTTGTTAAAGAGGGTAAAATTACAAAAACTTTAGCAACAGAAATAAATGCAGAAAACATTATGCAGTATGCAATATAG
- the rbsD gene encoding D-ribose pyranase — protein MSNDLLNSEILYAIAKMGHFDTLCIADAGLPIPKAVKRIDLAVTKNLPNFVDTLKVILDNFVLQKAYVASEIEIKNKKTSQTIGSLIVSDKIKYLSHQELKEKTSACVAVIRTGECSPYSNIILEMGVDF, from the coding sequence ATGTCAAATGATTTATTAAATTCAGAAATTTTATATGCAATTGCCAAGATGGGTCATTTTGATACATTATGTATTGCAGATGCAGGATTACCAATCCCAAAAGCTGTCAAACGAATTGATCTAGCAGTTACTAAAAATTTACCAAATTTTGTAGATACTTTAAAAGTGATTTTAGACAATTTTGTCTTACAAAAAGCATATGTAGCTTCTGAAATTGAAATTAAAAACAAAAAAACTAGTCAAACAATTGGTTCCTTGATTGTGAGTGATAAAATAAAATACTTATCTCATCAAGAATTAAAAGAAAAAACCAGTGCTTGTGTTGCAGTCATTAGAACTGGAGAATGTTCACCATATTCTAACATCATTTTGGAAATGGGGGTTGATTTCTAA